One window of Pocillopora verrucosa isolate sample1 chromosome 9, ASM3666991v2, whole genome shotgun sequence genomic DNA carries:
- the LOC136283508 gene encoding atrial natriuretic peptide receptor 3-like: MRIYLSEVFAAGLFWLFLSSAIGEYNTDENVKEVKIGVLVPMTGYWPIGKTSASAITIAVDKINRDPTLLLGYNMTFLWNDSMCLAAEGLNQAVEFRISGVDAIIGDGCDIICEPAAILAASWNLPMISWGCESSKLSEKSIYSTFARTVGSFSKMGGLFMSVLGYFKWKSIGIIASTESIWQLAMTGLMKVFLQHDIDIRYIHTLNPGHVLVTEREEYKSVLMLAKETARIFIMLCYGGDIRALMLFAHDLDMLNGDYAFLTVNLLPSAAIGNNTFMGNDGRDAEAALAFRGILSIHVREPTTELWQQFTKEVKEKLEDYPFEIQLDHSEKVEVYAGAIYDAIYLYAIALNETLAAGGDKKDGQAIVHRMLNMEFEGASGTVRIDESGDRDPDYSLKYYVNGSFQNIADYNHSTGGFNLRDVRVIWAGGRTNPPLDKPRCGWEKELCLEQGREATQQLVNVVIGASTAGVVVLALMFFLIIRKLRYETDLAQNKSWKLRYDDLHIQDHSGSGEAQSQGVTTFKRSPSTVRPLPQTETKEELNVNTIKAVKPFTSPLIQEEQTTAASNASANTEQIFTTIGNYQVRKLRSRDGLVGKVAIYSK; encoded by the exons atgagaatttacCTTTCTGAAGTTTTCGCAGCAGGCttgttttggttatttctaTCGAGCGCCATCGGTGAATACAACACGGATGAGAACGTAAAAGAAGTGAAAATTGGCGTTTTGGTACCAATGACCGGTTACTGGCCAATCGGCAAAACATCGGCGTCCGCTATTACCATTGCagtggacaaaatcaacagagATCCCACTCTTCTCCTAGGGTACAACATGACGTTTCTATGGAATGATTCCATGTGCTTAGCCGCCGAAGGACTGAACCAAGCGGTGGAGTTTCGAATTTCTGGAGTGGACGCCATCATAGGAGACGGATGCGACATTATTTGTGAACCGGCTGCCATTTTAGCGGCGTCGTGGAATCTGCCTATGATATCCTGGGGCTGTGAATCGAGTAAGCTATCAGAGAAAAGCATTTACTCGACGTTCGCCAGAACGGTGGGATCTTTCTCCAAAATGGGCGGCCTGTTCATGTCCGTACTTGGATACTTCAAATGGAAAAGTATTGGAATTATAGCGTCTACAGAGAGCATATGGCAACTGGCCATGACTGGCCTGATGAAGGTATTTTTACAGCACGATATTGACATTCGCTATATACACACTCTCAATCCTGGGCATGTACTCGTCACCGAGCGAGAGGAGTACAAGAGCGTGTTGATGCTTGCTAAAGAAACAGCCAGAA TCTTTATAATGCTGTGTTACGGAGGCGATATAAGAGCTCTAATGCTGTTCGCTCATGATCTGGATATGCTCAATGGAGACTATGCTTTCCTGACCGTCAATCTGTTGCCTTCTGCCGCCATTGGAAACAACACCTTCATGGGTAATGACGGCAGAGATGCCGAGGCTGCGCTGGCGTTCAGGGGAATTCTGAGCATTCATGTTCGAGAGCCGACCACAGAACTATGGCAACAATTCACGAAAGAGGTTAAAGAGAAACTCGAGGACTACCCCTTTGAAATTCAGCTTGATCACAGTGAAAAG GTGGAGGTGTACGCTGGAGCTATATACGATGCTATTTATTTGTACGCCATTGCGCTGAATGAGACCTTGGCAGCTGGAGGGGACAAAAAAGATGGACAAGCTATTGTGCACAGAATGCTCAACATGGAATTTGAAG GTGCCTCGGGGACAGTTCGAATCGACGAATCGGGTGATCGTGACCCAGATTATTCTCTCAAGTATTACGTGAATGGAAGTTTCCAGAACATCGCTGATTACAATCACTCCACTGGAGGCTTCAATTTAAGAG ACGTGAGAGTGATCTGGGCAGGAGGACGCACAAATCCTCCTCTTGATAAGCCAAGGTGTGGATGGGAGAAAGAATTGTGCCTCGAGCAAGGAAGAGAAG CAACTCAACAGTTGGTCAATGTAGTCATTGGAGCGTCTACCGCTGGTGTCGTGGTGTTAGCACTTATGTTTTTCCTCATCATCAG GAAACTTCGCTATGAAACAGATCTGGCGCAGAACAAGTCATGGAAACTTCGTTATGATGATCTGCATATTCAAGATCACAGTGGATCAGGAGAAGCACAGTCACAGGGAGTGACAACTTTCAAGCGGAGTCCATCGACTGTTCGTCCCCTTCCA CAAACAGAGACCAAGGAAGAGTTGAACGTGAACACGATCAAAGCCGTCAAGCCTTTCACCAGTCCACTGATTCAAGAGGAGCAAACTACAGCCGCCTCCAACGCATCAGCAAACACAGAGCAAATCTTCACCACAATCGGAAACTATCAAGTAAGAAAATTACGAAGCCGGGACGGTCTCGTGGGTAAAGTAGCTATTTACTCAAAGTGA
- the LOC131789426 gene encoding atrial natriuretic peptide receptor 1-like codes for MTREILIQLKQVRDISHENLNPFIGACIESPNIMMVWSYCKKGSLKDVLANDEYKIDYGFKLSMAIDIAAGMKYLHNTSVKFHGNLTSTRCVIDSHWVVKITDWGLHEFKAGQENTKSLHKMYYDLLWTAPEHINISKVEREGFSQKGDVYSYGILLQEMSFRSEPYSRKMLQPKVIIHRVVAHEDPPFRPDVPSMEMKPEYIELMVDCWNDEPEERPHFYRIVERLKKESGRGSNIIENMVTMMEKHANHLEQLVEERTRQLNEEKEKTEKILYRLLPPLVVDQLKSDNTVQAEGFEEVTIFFSDIVGFTKLASMSTPLEIVGFLNDLYVSFDEIISRFDVYKVETVGDAYVVVSGCPKKNGIKHASEIASMALELLSHMTVFRVRHLPDHQLQLRIGINTGPVVAAVVGVTMPRFCLYGHTVNIASKLESTCLPLRIHVSSESHSRLVEVGGFYLEERGQVQIKRQGLVTTYWLVGKEGFDKALPDPPLDFSEPLFETLDVYYAS; via the exons ATGACTCGAGAAATTCTTATTCAGCTCAAACAG gTACGGGACATCAGCCATGAAAACCTAAACCCCTTCATTGGAGCGTGCATCGAGTCACCCAACATTATGATGGTTTGGTCGTACTGCAAAAAGGGAAGCTTAAAG GACGTCTTGGCTAACGATGAGTATAAGATCGACTATGGATTCAAACTGTCCATGGCCATCGACATCGCGGCG GGCATGAAATACCTTCACAACACCTCTGTCAAATTCCATGGCAACCTGACTTCGACTCGATGCGTGATTGACAGTCACTGGGTTGTCAAGATCACAGACTGGGGTTTGCATGAATTCAAAGCTGGACAGGAGAATACCAAGAGTTTGCACAAGATGTATTATG ATCTCTTGTGGACTGCACCTGAGCACATCAATATCAGTAAGGTGGAGCGTGAGGGGTTTTCCCAGAAAGGAGATGTGTACAGCTATGGAATACTACTTCAAGAAATGTCCTTTCGTTCGGAGCCTTACAGCAGAAAAATGCTACAACCTAAAG TAATAATTCACCGTGTTGTGGCTCATGAGGATCCTCCTTTCCGTCCTGATGTTCCATCAATGGAAATGAAGCCGGAATACATAGAGCTGATGGTAGATTGCTGGAATGACGAACCCGAGGAAAGGCCGCATTTTTACCGAATTGTAGAGCGGCTCAAGAAAGAAAGTGGCAG AGGATCTAACATCATAGAAAACATGGTTACTATGATGGAGAAGCATGCTAATCACTTGGAACAGCTTGTGGAGGAACGAACCAGGCAGTTAaatgaggagaaagaaaaaacagagaaaatccTCTACCGATTGCTCCCACC TTTGGTAGTGGACCAATTGAAGTCTGATAACACGGTGCAGGCCGAGGGATTTGAGGAAGTTACCATCTTCTTCAGTGACATTGTCGGCTTCACTAAGCTGGCCTCCATGAGTACCCCGCTAGAG ATTGTGGGCTTTTTGAATGATTTGTATGTGTCCTTTGATGAAATTATCAGTCGTTTTGACGTATACAAG gTGGAGACAGTTGGTGATGCTTACGTTGTTGTCAGCGGTTGTCCTAAGAAGAATGGGATAAAACATGCTAGTGAAATTGCTAGCATGGCACTAGAGCTTCTCAGTCACATGACTGTATTTCGTGTGCGACATCTGCCAGACCATCAACTGCAACTGCGAATTGGCATCAACACGG GTCCAGTGGTGGCGGCAGTTGTTGGTGTGACCATGCCACGGTTTTGCCTTTATGGTCACACGGTCAACATCGCATCTAAGCTGGAAAGCACCTGTCTGC CTTTGCGCATCCACGTGAGCAGCGAGTCACATTCGAGGTTGGTTGAAGTTGGAGGTTTTTATCTAGAGGAGAGGGGACAGGTCCAgattaag AGGCAAGGACTGGTGACTACTTACTGGTTGGTTGGTAAAGAAGGCTTTGACAAAGCCTTACCCGACCCCCCACTGGACTTCTCAGAACCTCTGTTTGAAACTTTGGATGTGTATTATGCCAGTTAA
- the LOC131789403 gene encoding uncharacterized protein: protein MGNGAQSRPGNPTSIQPANNFIRSQRSCDMNGYVANGGETNHGICQPYDGVQSQHFASPFIRNEPSSYHSGPYDSADHFDDYEVDMSIERAVAPHSRSCSQSYRGMDRPDGPVYRSTSKGVYEQSKIGNRNRLADQAGGISNSTSDDIVFEVFHCLKTGKDYSVINLEGQRYFVDSWNSGNELQPFPEEWYQHGYIESDQRLETGEYGYDDTAHGAAMQSQSAWVPRWKDDRMGLMEHPSRGLLTTYFEETKLNVLSVYDQHSGTWLKMPLSWEMYVPDVKSRLVTIQETFPYWTDTSEILALLRQCNYDLDEVLNTYMTLFEDANPTEEKTPLKLANSSAISKEQAVEMEGLTKRIGQLEEQLRDKDSQLQESQRKNLDLQEKLRSAEELARKLQIKGTSLQREIQQLKSAQTQPQQPVVATIAVATPKEKRVSKDTCLNIKSSIKFFPEKLAELRNCFSSEMDGLYSVLNQAQGSLRKMKQQNQGSSKELIELRALYHKEVLERKLLYNKLQELRGNIRVFCRCRFDPNADDVLNFSTDQDISLVSAMGQKKSFRFDRVFFPTSTQEEVFQDTLPLITSCVDGYNVCIMAYGQTGSGKTYTMMGTNEDPGVNIRSILELLRVCDERTTVDYTMCVSMVEVYNETVRDLLSESGSSQQLTIQMRNKQLVITDVTEANVKSAADIKGIMEKGDSNRSVGATKMNTNSSRSHLLLLLKLHGTDRVTNAVTRGTLTLVDLAGSERISKTEATGQRLVEAAAINKSLSALGQVFAALRTNAMHVPYRNSKLTQLMQSSLGGDGKACLFVNVSPLASNLSETASTLQFGSAAKQVELGKAKQNIT from the exons ATGGGTAATGGAGCTCAATCAAGGCCTGGAAACCCCACGAGTATACAGCCAGCTAATAATTTCATAAGATCACAACGAAGTTGTGATATGAACGGTTATGTCGCTAATGGTGGTGAGACGAATCACGGCATATGTCAACCCTACGATGGTGTTCAATCTCAGCATTTTGCATCACCTTTCATTAGAAATGAACCTTCATCTTATCATTCCGGTCCATATGACTCGGCTGATCATTTCGATGACTACGAAGTGGACATGAGTATCGAGCGTGCGGTTGCTCCGCATTCCCGATCATGTTCCCAATCGTATCGCGGGATGGACAGACCAGACGGGCCAGTTTATCGTTCAACTTCAAAAGGAGTTTATGAACAGTCAAAAATCGGGAATAGAAATCGATTAGCCGACCAGGCAGGAGGGATTTCAAATTCAACTTCTGATGACATTGTATTCGAGGTCTTTCATTGCCTAAAGACGGGAAAAGATTACAGTGTGATAAATTTGGAAGGTCAAAGGTATTTCGTCGACTCTTGGAATTCAG GTAATGAGTTGCAGCCATTTCCTGAGGAGTGGTACCAACACGGTTACATAGAGAGTGACCAAAGACTAGAAACAGGAGAGTATGGATATGATGACACAGCTCATGGTGCTGCTATGCAGTCACAAAGTGCTTGGGTACCAAGATGGAAAGATGATCGCATGGGGTTGATGGAGCATCCATCTAGAG GACTATTGACTACGTACTTTGAAGAAACTAAGTTGAATGTACTAAGTGTTTACGACCAACATTCTGGCACATGGTTGAAGATGCCTCTGTCATGGGAGATGTATGTACCAGATGTAAAATCGCGTCTGGTGACCATTCAGGAGACATTTCCATATTGGACCGATACCTCTGAGATACTTGCGTTGTTGAGACAGTGTAATTATGATCTTGATGAGGTCCTTAACACTTACATGACGCTGTTTGAGGACGCGAATCCCACTGAAGAGAAGACTCCTTTGAAGCTTGCAAATAGCTCTGCGATTAGTAAAGAGCAAGCAGTGGAGATGGAAGGCTTGACGAAAAGAATTGGACAGCTAGAGGAGCAACTCCGAGATAAAGATTCTCAGTTGCAAGAGTCCCAAAGGAAGAATTTGGACTTACAAGAAAAGCTTAGATCAGCAGAAGAACTAGCAAGAAAACTTCAGATCAAAGGGACAAGTTTACAACGGGAGATTCAGCAGCTTAAATCTGCGCAAACACAACCTCAACAACCAGTTGTGGCAACGATTGCCGTGGCGACTCCTAAAGAGAAGAGGGTTTCTAAGGATACTTGTCTGAATATCAAGTCCTCAATTAAATTCTTTCCTGAGAAGTTAGCGGAATTGCGGAATTGTTTTTCAAGCGAAATGGATGGACTTTATTCAGTTTTAAATCAGGCGCAAGGGTCTTTGCGTAAGatgaaacaacaaaaccaaGGCTCTAGCAAGGAACTGATAGAACTGCGCGCCTTGTACCATAAAGAGGTACTCGAAAGAAAACTTTTGTACAATAAACTCCAAGAACTCCGCGGTAACATCAGAGTATTCTGTAGATGCAGATTTGATCCTAATGCAGATGATGTACTTAATTTCTCCACGGACCAAGACATAAGTTTGGTATCAGCAATGGGACAGAAAAAGTCCTTCAGATTTGACcgagttttttttccaaccagTACTCAGGAAGAAGTCTTTCAAGACACTCTTCCTCTTATTACATCTTGTGTTGATGGGTACAATGTTTGTATCATGGCTTACGGTCAAACAG gCTCAGGGAAAACGTACACAATGATGGGGACAAACGAAGATCCCGGAGTAAATATCAGATCGATTCTGGAACTCCTTCGGGTATGCGACGAACGAACCACCGTGGACTATACTATGTGTGTTTCTATGGTGGAAGTTTATAACGAAACAGTGAGGGATCTGCTCAGTGAGAGTGGAAGCTCACAACAACTGACCATTCAGATGAGGAACAAACAACTGGTCATTACTGATGTCACTGAAGCTAATGTCAAGTCTGCTGCAGATATCAAAGGCATCATGGAAAAGG GTGACTCGAACCGTTCAGTGGGTGCTACCAAAATGAACACAAACAGCTCCCGCTCCCATTTGTTACTCCTCTTGAAGCTTCATGGCACAGATCGCGTGACAAATGCCGTCACGCGCGGTACGCTGACCCTTGTAGACCTTGCTGGCTCAGAGAGGATCTCCAAAACTGAAGCCACAGGACAAAGGCTCGTGGAAGCAGCAGCTATCAACAAATCTCTTTCAGCGCTGGGTCAAGTATTTGCAGCGTTAAGAACGAATGCAATGCACGTACCTTACAGAAACTCTAAGTTGACTCAATTAATGCAGAGCTCTCTTGGGGGGGACGGTAAGGCGTGTTTGTTTGTTAATGTTAGCCCGCTCGCCAGTAACCTTAGCGAGACAGCGAGCACGTTACAGTTTGGATCAGCGGCTAAGCAAGTTGAACTTGGAAAGGCCAAACAGAACATTACCTAA